Below is a genomic region from Campylobacter geochelonis.
ATTTATATGGATTTAACCATTTAAAACTTAAACAAGATGATTTGATTTTTGGACTTAGAAACGCTCATGAAAACAGGCTTTTATATCTAGCACAAGCTTTTAGAGATGGGCTAAGTTTAGAAGAAATTCATGAATTTACTAAAGTTGATCCTTGGTTTTTAAACGAGATTAAAGAGATAGTTGAGTTTGAAGATAGGGTTGATATGGATATCATAAATGACGCAAATTTATTACGAGTTGCCAAAACTATGGGCTTTTCAGATAAGATGATAGCCTATCTTATAAACGAAAAAGATAACTTAGAACTAACACAAAATGATATCTTTTTTGCAAGAGCAAAACAGGGTATAAATTTAGAATACGATGAGGTTGATACTTGCGCTGGCGAGTTTAAGGCAAGTACAAGCTATCTTTACTCAAGCACAAATATCACTCCAAATTTACCTTTAAAACCAACCAAAAATGGCAAAAAAGTTCTCATCATCGGCGGTGGTCCAAACCGCATAGGGCAGGGTATTGAGTTTGATTATTGTTGTGTTCATGCAAGTTATGCGCTAAAAGACATGGGTGTTACGACAATTATGTATAACTGCAACCCAGAAACAGTTTCAACTGATTATGATACAAGCGACATTTTATACTTTGAGCCGATTGATTTTGAGCATGTTAGAAGTGTGATTGAAAGAGAAAAGCCAGATGGTGTGATAGTGCATTTTGGTGGACAAACTCCACTTAAATTTGCAAAAAGATTAAATATCATCGGAGCTAAAATCATCGGCACAAGCGCAAGAGTTATCGATGTGGCTGAAGATAGAAAGAAATTTAGCGAGTTTATAACAAAAATCGGCGTAAAACAGCCGCACAACGATACTGCGATTAGTCAAGAAGAGGCTATTGAAAAAGCAGCTCACATCGGCTATCCTGTGCTTGTAAGACCAAGTTATGTTCTTGGAGGTCGCGCTATGCGCCGTGTTCATAGCGAAAGCGAACTAAAACATTATATGAATGAAGCAGTAAGCGTAAGCTATCACTCGCCGGTTCTTTTGGATAAATTTTTAATAGATGCGACTGAACTTGATGTGGATGCGATTTGTGATGGAAAAGATGTCTATATAGGTGCTATTATGGAGCATATCGAAGAGGCTGGAATCCACAGTGGTGATAGCGCAAGTATTTTACCACCGATGAGTTTAAGTCCACAAATGATTGATTTGGTAAATAAACAAACAAAAGAAATAGCTCTAAATTTAGGCGTTGTTGGACTGATGAATATACAGTTTGCAATTTATCAAAATGAACTTTATATGATAGAGGTAAATCCACGAGCTAGTAGAACCGTGCCATTTGTCAGCAAAGCAACTGGAATCCCTATGGCAAAGGTTGCAACGCGTGTTATGTGGCAAGGAAATTTGCGTGAGGCGTTAAAATTCTATGATGATTTTGGCGTTGTATTTGAAGAAAAAGGTATCTTAAAACCACGCGTGACAAACCATATCTGCGTTAAAGAGAGCGTGTTTCCATTTAACAAACTAACCGGAGCGGATTTAATCTTAGGTCCAGAGATGAAAAGCACGGGCGAAGTTATGGGGATAAGTGATAATTTTGCAAAGAGCTTTGCTAAGTCTCAAATCGCAGCAAACAACGTCCTTCCAAGTGGTGGAAATGTCTTTATATCGCTAGCTCAACACGATAAAGAAAGAGCGGTTGAACTAGCAAACGGACTTATAAAAATCGGCTTTAAAATCATAGCTACAAGTGGAACTCACAAACTTTTACAAGAAAAAGGAGTTGAAAGTGAGTTTGTTTATAAAATCAGCGAAGGTCGTCCAAACATCGAAGATAAGCTTAAAAACGGCGATATCGCGCTGGTGATAAATACAAGCGATAGTAAGTCAAGCACGAGTGACGCAGCTAAAATCCGCCAATCTGTGCTTCGCTTCAAGCTTCCATACTTTACAACGATGAAAGCAGCAATCGCGGCTATGCACTCAGTTTCGAGTATGCAAGATGGCTCGGCGCTTGAGGTCAAAAGCTTGCAAGAGTATTTGAAAAAATAAAATAAATAGCTAAATTTAAGGCAAGGCTTCCTTAAATTTAGCCTTTTTGTTTATAAAATAACTAAATTTAAGCTATTTATGCAAATGGTTTATTTGGCTTTAAATTCCTACTCAAGCTTAAGTCAACAAACTTGCTAACTTAAGCTTTAAAAATATTTTAATATCTAAAATTTATAAACCAAACCAGTTTAAATTTATAAATTTTCTAACTGCATATCATATAAAATTTTATAAAAATCTTCTAATAAAAAGTATTGTTTAGCCACGTTTCCTTTGTAAAATGGCACAAAGGTGTGATTAAATGCATTTGTAAAAAATTTATCGTTGCTTAGTTTGTAAATCGCGTCATTAACCATTTCTAGCAAATCTTCATTTCCTTTTGATACTGCCATGCCTATGTAGTCTGTCTCGCCTAAGTTTTTTAACACAACTTCAACGCTATCATTTATCACCGGATAAGCCAGCACGATAAGTGAATCGGTTGAGAAAGCATCGCCTTTATCTTCTATGAGCATATTATAGCAAGTAAGGGCACCCACGCAAGGTATGGTTTTAAATCCTTTTTGTTTAAAATAATATTCCGCTGGCGAGTTTGCTTCTACTATTATGGTTGAGCCTTCTTCTTGCAATTCTCTAAGTTTAGTTATATGCTTTTCTTTTTTGGTTAGTATTCCCAAGTTCACTCTAAAATAAGGTATTGAAAAATCAACGAGTTTTTTTCTATCTTCTGTTTCGGTCATAGAAGCGATAACAAGGTCGATTTTGTCATTTTCTAAAAACTCGATACGCTGTGCCAAAGTTACTCCAACTAGTTCAAATTTAACATCTTCTTTTGGAAATATTGCCTTTGTCATAGCCTTTGCTAAATCTATCTCAAAGCCCTCAAATTCGCCATTTGTATTTTGCAATGAAAAAGGAGGTTGTTTATTATGAACTCCAATTCTGATAACGCCAGAATGCTTAATCTCATCAAGAGTTCGCCCAAATAAAAATGTAGATAACAAAAGAGCAATCACTAAAATATATCTCATATATTTCTCCATATAATTTTTTAAAAAAATAATTATATCTATATCGAAAATAAAAAGTCAATATATTATGCTAATACTTTATAAATTATTCAATAAATATAAAAATACAAATAAATTTAAACTCTTATAGCCAAAACCAAGCATAAATTTTTAAATTTACCTTGACTAAATTTGAATTTTATACCCAAAATTTTTTGTTTCGATGATGTTTTTTGGTAGTTTTTGGCGAAGTCTTTTAACTAGCGATCTTAGGCTCATCACAGATGAACTCTCGCCTTCCCAAACATACTCTAAAATCATCTCTATGCTGATAGTTTGTGTTTGGTTTTTTAAGAGCAAAAGCAAGAAAAGCCGCTCCTTTCTTGTAAGCTCTATCTCTGCTTTTTGATAAAACAGTGCCTCTTTTTTCATATCGAAGTAAAACTCCTCGCCAAAATTTATCACCTTATCTTTTTTGCAAAGCAAGTTGATTTTAGCTTCAAGTTCATAGATGTAAAATGGCTTTTTCAAAAAATCGTTGCAACCGTTTTGATAGGCTTTTTGTATGATGGATAACTCTGTGTTTGAGCTGATGATGATAATGGGTATGTTTTTATCATAATCTCTTATTAAATTTAGTATACTAATCCCATCAAGCGATGGCACATTGATATCAAGCACAAAGCAGTCGTATCCGTTAGTAAGGTTTTGCAAGGCTAAATTTCCATCATCAAAAAGTTCTATCGCGTATCCTTTGCTTTCAAGCACCTCTTTTATGATGCTTGCTAAGCTTTGGTTGTCTTCAAGCAAAAGTATCTTCATCGTTTAGCTCCGCGTGAGTTGGTTTTGGTAAAGTGATGATAAATTTAACGCCATTTTCTAGCGCATAAACGTTTAGCTTGCCATCCATTTTATTTTCAACTATAAATTTAGCCATATAAAGCCCAATACCAAGCCCATCTTTTTTAGTAGTAAAATATGGCTGAAATATCGAATTCGCACTGTCTTTACTTAACCCCACGCCATTATCTTCGATCTTTATTTTCACGCTTTCATCGATTTGATTTAGGCTGATTTTTATCTTGCCACTACCTTTTTTATCGTTTTTTTCTACGATGGCATCTTTTGCGTTATTTATGATATTTAGTATGACTTGTTTAAATTCATTTGCGTATCCATAGATGTAAATATCGCTATCTAAGATGTTTTTATACTCGACTTTTATAAAGTTATGTTCAAGCGATGGGTGTATGATAGACAGTATCTCTTTTATACCCAAATCGATATCAAAAAGAGTCGTTTTTGTAGATGGCTTGACGAAATTTCTAATTGCATCAACAGTTTCAGACATAAAAATTATCTGCTTCATTATCGTATCGAAAAACTGCTCCATATCGCTTGAAGTTAGCTTTTTGCTTTGGTTGTAGTACTGCATCTTGTGTGCAACAGCCGAAAGCTCCACAAGTGGCGTTTTCCACTGATGAGCTAGCGATGAGAGCATTTCGCCGATTTCGCTTAGCTTTGATTGTTGGATTAAAAACTGTTTGTTTAAGTCAATCTGTCTTTTTGCTGTTACATCTGTTATGATTAAAAAATTTGTTTTTTGGTTGCTGTATTCTAAGATGTTATTTTTAACATAGTAGTTTTTATCGTTGTATTCAAACTCGAAAAAATCCCTATCAAAGAGCTTTTGCATATCGATATGCTCATTTAGTTCGCCTATGATTTGATCTATTTTTTTGCCGATGATGAGATCTTTTTTCTTTGAGATAAAAAAGCAAAAAGCTTGATTACACGTTATGATAAGCCCATCGTTTCTAATCCACAAAATCATATCTTTGATGTTGTTAAGCTGGGTTTTTATAAGCTTTTCTCGATCTGTGATTTTCTTTTGCATTTGTGATTTTTTAACGATATAAAAGATGATAAAAAGTAAAATCAAAAATATAAAAGGGGAGGCGATAAAGCTTCTATCGATAAAAACTCTGTTTTTCTCAAAAAAGCTTTTTGGGGCGTTTAGGATAGTTGCATTTTTTGGTAAATTTATATACTCAAGGTTGTATTTTTTAATCGCGTTATAGTCAAATTCCCACTTTGCGTTTGCTAAAACAGGCGTTTTATAATCAACTTCTTGATTATTTAGATACTTTAACGCTAGCTTTCCAGCCTCACTTCCTTGCTCATAACCAGTTGATAAAAGCCCGCCAACAACGCCTTTTCCAAGGTGCGAATCAGTCAGTGAAAAGACTGGAAATTTAGAGCTGTTTATGAGGTTGTTTACTGTGTTATATGAGATATAGTTCATCTTATCATCGACAAACAAAGAGCCAAACAAAATAGCGCTATTTTTTGGTAAATTTGCTATATCTTTTTCTAAAGTTTGCAAATTTCCATTTAAATTTAAAGATATATCGATGTTGTTTTGTTGCTCTATGGCTTTAAATTTATCATTTATAAGTCTTGAATCAAACGAATTATCGTTGATGATATAAAGGTGTTTTAAGTTTTTCACAGATGAGATGATAAACGCCACATTCGTATCTACTTGCTTGTTTTCCAAGACAATGGGAATTTTATCTTTTATCGTTTGGTTTAAATCAACTCCCAAAAAGTCCATATCAAGCCCAGTGAAAATCACTTTTGAACCAGCAAAAAGCTTATCTTTGTTTAGGTTGTAAAAATCAACCGCAAAGTTATCTGCGATGATGATGACATCGTATTTTCTGTCTTTAAATTTATATAAAAAAAGCTTAGAAATTTTTTCTTTATACTCTTTTGAATCATTTTTCTTGCTATCCATATATTCGGTTGTTAGCTCGATATTTTTATAACTTTTTAGCTCATTTTCAACACCCAAAGATATATCATCGCTCCATTTTAAGCCCTTGTTATAAGACTGAAGAAGCAAGATTTCTTTACCTTGCGCAAACAAAAAAATCGGTAAAAAAAGAGCTAAAAATACAAATTTCACAAATAACCTTTTTAAATTAAGAGGGTCTTTTCCTCTATGGGCGCACGAGATTGTAAAATCCTATGATTTTTTAAACTCATCACAAACTACAAGCGCCAAAATAGACATAAAATTATACCATTTTCATCATTGTGCTTTTACTGTTTTTGGTTTAAAAATGTGTTTATTTTATGGTATTGCTGTGCGATTTATTTGTATGAGTTGGTAACTTTTGCTTTGTCAAATTTATCTAAACTCAACAAGCCAATAAATTTAAATTTTATATTTAACCAAGTAAGATAAAATTACAGGTTAAATCAGAGCCGAGGTTCGGTTATAAAATTTTAAGGCTTTTTTATGTCAAATTTCAAAAAATTTATCACATTAGGTGCGGTTTTTGTCGCTTTAGTTTTTACTGCTTGTTCAGATACAAAAGTTACTCAAATAAAAGGTAGCGATTTAGCAGCCATTCAAAATGATAACAAAAAGAAAGAAAACTACCTTGTTATCGATGTTAGAAGCAAAAAAGAGTATGATGCTGGACATCTTAAACACGCTATAAATATCCCGCTTGAAGAGCTTAATGGCGAGCTTTTAGCTTTGCAAAATTTTAAAGATAAAAATGTCGTTCTTTACTGCAACACTGGAAATAAAAGCGGCAAGGCTTTAAAAATTTTGCAAGAAAATGGCTTTAAAAAAGTCTATAACGGCGATGGCGTGAAACAGTTTGAGTATAACTTGACAAGTTACAAAAACGTTTTAGGAAGTGATTTACAAAAAGCAAGCGATGACGCAAGTGCCGTTATAGTCGATGTTAGAGAGGCAAAAGACTTTGCAAAAGGGCATTTAAAAGGTGCGATTAATATCCCTGATGGAACGCCTATAGATGAAGCTGTGGCGATGCTTGAGCCGTATAAAAACAAAAAGATAATCGCACATTGTTATAGTGGAAACAGAAGCGCAAAACTAGCAAATGAGCTTAGTAAACGCGGTTTTAGCGATGTTTCAAACTCGCTTGATGGAACAAAAGAGTATGAGTTTAACTTAGTTAAATGAGAGCAATTATATTTTTTACTAAAGTTCCAGTTCTTAGGCGGTGCAAAACCCGCCTTTTAGACTTTTTAAGCCCAGATGAGGCTTTAAATTTACAAAAAAAACTTATAAAAGAAAACTTTTCTGTTTTGCAAAGTTTGAAATTTAAAATTTTTATCTTTCATAGCGATGACGGAGATGTTCAAATTTTAAAAGATTTAACATCGCAAAATGTGAGGTTTTTCGCGCAACAAGGCGTTGGTTTAGGCGAAAAAATGAGTAAAGCTTTTAAGGAAATTTTTGCTTTAGGATATGATAAAGTTTTGTTAATGGGTAGCGATATAGTCGGACTTAAAAAGGAATTTTTAGAAAATGCTTTTTTAAATTTAGACACGCAAGATTTGGTTTTAGCGCCAAGCGATGATGGCGGATACTCGCTAATCGGGCTTAAAAAGCCATGTGATGAGCTTTTTAAAATAGAATTTAGCAAAGATAATGTGTGTGAAAATACAGTGAAAACTGCTTTAAATTTAGGCTTAAAGTGCGAAGTGCTGCCTAGACTTCAAGATATCGATACAAAAGAGGATATCTTTAAATTTATCGTAAAAAGCGATGTGAAACTTTTAGCAAGTGGCGAATACAACGCAAACTATATATATGAAAAAGATGGCGTAAAAAGGCTGTTTCGTGTTAAATTTGGCTCACAAATTGAAGTAGAAAATCCAACGCTTTATGAATACAACGCGCTGTTGGCTTTGCAAAATTGCGGCGTTGTGCCGAAGGTTTTTAAGTATTATGAAAAAAGCGAGTTTTTGCCTTATGGTGCGTTTGAAATGGAGTTTTTAGAAGGAAGAGCGCTTGATTATAAAAAAGATTTATTAATAGCTTCTAAGTTACTTGCCAAAGTGCATAATGCAAAAACCCAGTCAAATAGCTCGTTTTTGCAGATACAAAAGCCATTTTTAGCGATGTATGAAGAGTGTGAAAAGATGGCAAAAGCCTATTTTGAGTATGAAAAAGCAGATAAAAAGATATTAGAAAATCTTATTTATTTTTTTGAAAAAGTGCAGAATTTAGGTCTTAATGATGAGGTAGAAAATAGCTGTATTATAAACACAGAGCTTAATAATACAAATTTTATAATCAACCAAAACTCATATATCATCGACTGGGAAAAGCCAGTAGTTGGCGAATGTGAGCAGGATTTAGCCCATTTTTTAGCTCCAACGACAACGTTTTTTAGAACTGATACGATTTTGCAAAACGATGAAATTTTAAGCTTTTTAAAAGAGTATGAAAAGGTGCGTAAATTTGATATTTATAAGTTTAGTAAATATTTCAAATTTAGCATTTTGCGTGGGCTTAGCTGGTGCGCGATGGCAAAGGTCGAGTATGAAAATCAAAGAAATATCGGCAATGTCAAAGAAAAAATCGATAGTTATTTTAAAGATGATTTTATCTTGCATTTAAAATCAATCTTTGAAAATAATTGCTCGCAAACTCCAAATTTAGGCATTTAATGGCAGTTAGTATCATCGTACCAGTTTATCAAGAGCCAAATTTAAACGCATTTTTAGCTCAATTTAAAAGCCTAAAAGGAGAGTTTGAGCTGATTTTGGTTACGTGCGAAGAGCTAAATTTAAGTGGAAATTTTAAACTTTTAAAAAGCCAAAAAGGAAGAGCTGTTCAGCAAAATTGTGGTGCAAACGCTGCAAGATATGAAAATCTGTGGTTTTTGCACGCTGATAGCGCCTTTCAAGAAGATAGCGTTTTGCATATCGAAAACTCACTTTTAACGAGTGATGTTGGCTGTTTTGAGCTTGAATTTGATGATAAAAGTTGGCTTATGAAAGTTTGTGCGAGCCTTTCAAA
It encodes:
- a CDS encoding sensor histidine kinase — protein: MKFVFLALFLPIFLFAQGKEILLLQSYNKGLKWSDDISLGVENELKSYKNIELTTEYMDSKKNDSKEYKEKISKLFLYKFKDRKYDVIIIADNFAVDFYNLNKDKLFAGSKVIFTGLDMDFLGVDLNQTIKDKIPIVLENKQVDTNVAFIISSVKNLKHLYIINDNSFDSRLINDKFKAIEQQNNIDISLNLNGNLQTLEKDIANLPKNSAILFGSLFVDDKMNYISYNTVNNLINSSKFPVFSLTDSHLGKGVVGGLLSTGYEQGSEAGKLALKYLNNQEVDYKTPVLANAKWEFDYNAIKKYNLEYINLPKNATILNAPKSFFEKNRVFIDRSFIASPFIFLILLFIIFYIVKKSQMQKKITDREKLIKTQLNNIKDMILWIRNDGLIITCNQAFCFFISKKKDLIIGKKIDQIIGELNEHIDMQKLFDRDFFEFEYNDKNYYVKNNILEYSNQKTNFLIITDVTAKRQIDLNKQFLIQQSKLSEIGEMLSSLAHQWKTPLVELSAVAHKMQYYNQSKKLTSSDMEQFFDTIMKQIIFMSETVDAIRNFVKPSTKTTLFDIDLGIKEILSIIHPSLEHNFIKVEYKNILDSDIYIYGYANEFKQVILNIINNAKDAIVEKNDKKGSGKIKISLNQIDESVKIKIEDNGVGLSKDSANSIFQPYFTTKKDGLGIGLYMAKFIVENKMDGKLNVYALENGVKFIITLPKPTHAELNDEDTFA
- a CDS encoding transporter substrate-binding domain-containing protein; this encodes MRYILVIALLLSTFLFGRTLDEIKHSGVIRIGVHNKQPPFSLQNTNGEFEGFEIDLAKAMTKAIFPKEDVKFELVGVTLAQRIEFLENDKIDLVIASMTETEDRKKLVDFSIPYFRVNLGILTKKEKHITKLRELQEEGSTIIVEANSPAEYYFKQKGFKTIPCVGALTCYNMLIEDKGDAFSTDSLIVLAYPVINDSVEVVLKNLGETDYIGMAVSKGNEDLLEMVNDAIYKLSNDKFFTNAFNHTFVPFYKGNVAKQYFLLEDFYKILYDMQLENL
- a CDS encoding TIGR04283 family arsenosugar biosynthesis glycosyltransferase, with protein sequence MAVSIIVPVYQEPNLNAFLAQFKSLKGEFELILVTCEELNLSGNFKLLKSQKGRAVQQNCGANAARYENLWFLHADSAFQEDSVLHIENSLLTSDVGCFELEFDDKSWLMKVCASLSNLRVKVRNIAFGDQGIFIKKELFEKIGGFSQLPIMEDYELSLRLRKYTFKLLPAKITTSARRFHKFGVLKTIAKMQLAQLKFRLNYDIEKIAKSYNEA
- the carB gene encoding carbamoyl-phosphate synthase large subunit; this translates as MPKRTDIKTILLIGSGPIIIGQACEFDYSGTQAAKTLKELGYRVVLINSNPATIMTDPDFADATYVEPITKESILKIIKKEKIDAILPTMGGQVALNVAMEIYESGEAQDVLFIGAKPEAIKKGEDRVAFKEAMLKIGMGLPKSHYAYNMDEAMLAASDIGFPIIIRASYTLGGAGSGVAYNIDEFKELAQNGLDISPIHEILIEESLLGWKEYEMEVIRDQEDNCIIVCSIENLDPMGVHTGDSVTVAPALTLTDKEYQHMRDASFKILREIGVDTGGSNVQFAINPKDGRMIVIEMNPRVSRSSALASKATGYPIAKVATMLAVGFSLDEIKNDITGTTASFEPVIDYIVTKIPRFTFEKFPGSNPYLGTAMKSVGEVMAIGKTFKESIQKALCSMEKNLYGFNHLKLKQDDLIFGLRNAHENRLLYLAQAFRDGLSLEEIHEFTKVDPWFLNEIKEIVEFEDRVDMDIINDANLLRVAKTMGFSDKMIAYLINEKDNLELTQNDIFFARAKQGINLEYDEVDTCAGEFKASTSYLYSSTNITPNLPLKPTKNGKKVLIIGGGPNRIGQGIEFDYCCVHASYALKDMGVTTIMYNCNPETVSTDYDTSDILYFEPIDFEHVRSVIEREKPDGVIVHFGGQTPLKFAKRLNIIGAKIIGTSARVIDVAEDRKKFSEFITKIGVKQPHNDTAISQEEAIEKAAHIGYPVLVRPSYVLGGRAMRRVHSESELKHYMNEAVSVSYHSPVLLDKFLIDATELDVDAICDGKDVYIGAIMEHIEEAGIHSGDSASILPPMSLSPQMIDLVNKQTKEIALNLGVVGLMNIQFAIYQNELYMIEVNPRASRTVPFVSKATGIPMAKVATRVMWQGNLREALKFYDDFGVVFEEKGILKPRVTNHICVKESVFPFNKLTGADLILGPEMKSTGEVMGISDNFAKSFAKSQIAANNVLPSGGNVFISLAQHDKERAVELANGLIKIGFKIIATSGTHKLLQEKGVESEFVYKISEGRPNIEDKLKNGDIALVINTSDSKSSTSDAAKIRQSVLRFKLPYFTTMKAAIAAMHSVSSMQDGSALEVKSLQEYLKK
- a CDS encoding rhodanese-like domain-containing protein, whose amino-acid sequence is MSNFKKFITLGAVFVALVFTACSDTKVTQIKGSDLAAIQNDNKKKENYLVIDVRSKKEYDAGHLKHAINIPLEELNGELLALQNFKDKNVVLYCNTGNKSGKALKILQENGFKKVYNGDGVKQFEYNLTSYKNVLGSDLQKASDDASAVIVDVREAKDFAKGHLKGAINIPDGTPIDEAVAMLEPYKNKKIIAHCYSGNRSAKLANELSKRGFSDVSNSLDGTKEYEFNLVK
- a CDS encoding TIGR04282 family arsenosugar biosynthesis glycosyltransferase: MRAIIFFTKVPVLRRCKTRLLDFLSPDEALNLQKKLIKENFSVLQSLKFKIFIFHSDDGDVQILKDLTSQNVRFFAQQGVGLGEKMSKAFKEIFALGYDKVLLMGSDIVGLKKEFLENAFLNLDTQDLVLAPSDDGGYSLIGLKKPCDELFKIEFSKDNVCENTVKTALNLGLKCEVLPRLQDIDTKEDIFKFIVKSDVKLLASGEYNANYIYEKDGVKRLFRVKFGSQIEVENPTLYEYNALLALQNCGVVPKVFKYYEKSEFLPYGAFEMEFLEGRALDYKKDLLIASKLLAKVHNAKTQSNSSFLQIQKPFLAMYEECEKMAKAYFEYEKADKKILENLIYFFEKVQNLGLNDEVENSCIINTELNNTNFIINQNSYIIDWEKPVVGECEQDLAHFLAPTTTFFRTDTILQNDEILSFLKEYEKVRKFDIYKFSKYFKFSILRGLSWCAMAKVEYENQRNIGNVKEKIDSYFKDDFILHLKSIFENNCSQTPNLGI
- a CDS encoding response regulator transcription factor yields the protein MKILLLEDNQSLASIIKEVLESKGYAIELFDDGNLALQNLTNGYDCFVLDINVPSLDGISILNLIRDYDKNIPIIIISSNTELSIIQKAYQNGCNDFLKKPFYIYELEAKINLLCKKDKVINFGEEFYFDMKKEALFYQKAEIELTRKERLFLLLLLKNQTQTISIEMILEYVWEGESSSVMSLRSLVKRLRQKLPKNIIETKNFGYKIQI